The Polyodon spathula isolate WHYD16114869_AA unplaced genomic scaffold, ASM1765450v1 scaffolds_1573, whole genome shotgun sequence genome has a segment encoding these proteins:
- the LOC121309901 gene encoding protein S100-A1-like, with protein MSQLEGAMAAMISVFHKYSGKEGDKYTLSNGELKDLIKNELGNFLGDPKDKGAVDGIMKQLDANKDGQVDFNEYIVLIGALTMACNDFFKDLKK; from the exons ATGTCTCAACTCGAGGGCGCCATGGCTGCAATGATCAGCGTTTTCCACAAGTACTCCGGCAAGGAGGGAGACAAGTACACCCTGAGCAACGGGGAGCTGAAAGACCTCATCAAGAACGAGCTGGGCAACTTCCTCGGG GATCCCAAGGACAAGGGCGCGGTTGATGGAATCATGAAGCAGTTGGATGCCAACAAAGACGGGCAGGTGGACTTCAACGAGTACATTGTCCTGATTGGTGCCCTCACCATGGCGTGTAACGATTTCTTCAAGGATCTCAAGAAGTAG